One Rickettsia canadensis str. McKiel genomic window, GTGCATTCTATCCTCTGTATTTTTTGTTGCAATTATTACGTTGTTATGTCATGCCTACGAAAGTAGTGATCTAATATCATCCAGCAGCTTGATCACGTGATCTAGTCTTTTTAAATTATTCTTTTGATACCGTGGTCAAGCCATGCGGTATGACATCCTGTACTTTTTGATCCACATAGGCAAACCTTACCCCTTATAACAAATAACTATATAAATTCTTATCTTTTCTTTTCAGCCATAATTTTGCCGGTTGGTATCCTAAACTAGCTACCAAAAATTTTCTCTATGGTTCATGTCTTTCAAATGTGCCATTTTATGACCTACTAAATATTACAGTACTTCACAAAAGGGAGCAAAAACTAATCGCCAATTAAAAGCAAGGTTTCCTCTACTATAACAAATTCCCCAACAAGTAATATTTTTCATTATTCTAATATTGGAATAAGTAAAATTATGTTTTTTGGATATATTCTCTACTATTATTTTTATTTCTGCTAATAATTGCTTTTTAAAGAATAGTTCTATACTAAGTTTTTTAGTATCCTACTCAATACACTTCTAATGTAGAATCATTTAGTTTTACCTGATTTTTATATTTCATAAGATTTACCTGAAATAAAAATCTTATCTTCATCCTTTGGTATCTCAGTTACATTACGACGTAATTTTTGCCTAACCCAATATTCTTTACTTAACAGAAAAATTATAATCTTTTTCATCTTTTACCTTAAGTAGGTAATACAAGCTCTGCCCCTTTAGACGTATAATGCGGATAGCTATATTTTTAGCTTTACACTTCTCCTTACTATAACATTTTGAGGTTCGCCATATTTTTTGGTCATAGTAACAAAATCTTCCATTTAAAATACTATTATTATTCATTTAGGCTAGGTATATATTTGCTTGGATCAACTGCTACTTTGTCTTTACGCATAGCAAAATATAACTGATGTTCTACATGCCCGATAACACTATTTTTAGCAACCTTATCACCTTTGTTAAGTAATAAATCGTCTAAATTAGCATATGCTACTTCTAGATCGTCTTTATCTAATTTAACTATTACTAAATTACCGAATTGTTTATTAAAACCTGAATATATTACCGTTCCTGCAGCTATAGATTTAACTTCGCTATATTCTTTAACTGCAATACCTATCCCTTTACTTTTACCAGCTTTAAACTCGGTAATAATTACCCCGTTTAACGGTTTTGCAAAGTTTAATTGTTCTATCACTTCTTCATCTTCGTTTTCATGCTGAAATATAGGGATCTCAATATTATCATTATCATCTTCTATAATTTTTGCCTTTGGTTCTTCAAGAATACCACTAACTTTTTCTGATGTAGTAGTATCTTCTATAGTTCTTTGAACTATTAATCCTTCATCGTAATCTTCATCGTAATCTAGTTCGGTAGGATTATTATTTGCAGTAATAGCACCCACTTTATAATCAATTGGAGCAGGTGGTTGATCAACGCAAGCAATTAAACAAAAACATATAATAGTACTAAGTGCAACAGGATATTTCATATATTTAACAAAACTATTATTTACATTAGAAAGCAAATCTTACATAGTATATAATTTTATCATTATTTTACATCAAAAAATACACTATGAAAACTTATAATTATTGTTGCTAGTGACCATTCAGGTTACAAGCTTAAATCTTAAATTATCGATTATTTAGAACATAAATCTTTAAAAGATTTATGATTGCGGAACAAATAATACACAAACCGTTGATTATCCTGATTACGCTAAGAAAGTGGTAGATACTATTATTGAAAATTTTTTAGCACCTATCGGTATTTTAATTAATGATACGGGGGTAGGTATGTCTATCACTGCTAATTGCAGCTCAGAAATAAGAGCCACTTTATGCAATGATATATAACTGCTGAAAATGCTAAAGCTCATAACGACGCCAATATCCTAATACTTGATGTAAAAACCATAGACCATGAAATAGTATTTAATATTAAAGATAGGTTTTTAACCATTATTTTAACCATTAAATTTGAAGGAGGCAGACATAGCACCCGCTTATCAAATAAAGTAATTTTATAAACTATTAAACATTGTTAGGTTGCTTGCAGCTTTATCAACAGTAACAGTATAATTACAACCATTAAATATATTTAGCTTACCTATCTAATATATTGGGAAAATCTGTTGTATAATTTTCGTATTTTAAAACAAATAACCATAAGATTTGGTGATTCTCAAAACTAAATTCAATTATACTAAAAATTTCTTTTTAGTACTAAAATTATTTGCTCTTTTGAATATTGATAGCCTTCTTCTAATACCTAAAACTAATATCGTCTTCAGTTAAGTAACGAATTAGAATATGTATCTCAATGCCTATCATATGCAACTTTAATAATTGCATTCATTGCATCTATAGTTAGAGTATTTTGGTAAAATATGTTTCAAGTTTTTAACTGATTTATTTATAGGTATAAAAGAATTATCTTGTACTATTAGTGCTAGCTTACTTCCTGTAGATAAATTTAATTTCTCTCTAATATAACTTGGAATTGTCATTTGCCCTCTATTAGTAAGAGCGACAAGCTGTGTGTTCATAATGATCTAATTTAAATATTTTCAGTATAAATGCAGAAATCATTTTATAATGCAGCATTATTAATTAAATTTCAGTTATTTAATTTTTCTCCAAAAATATATCTTTAACTTAATGAGACATTCCTATATGATTTTGATAAAACAATATGTACTCCGAATAAGAGTATGATACTGCTTAATATGAATCTTCAAGAGTTTAAACAAAAATATAATTATGATGTTGCGACGAAAATGATGCAGCAATATCTAGACATTAAATTTGCTCATTTAGATTGTTTACTATTATTTAGAATGGGTGATTTTTATGAAATGTTCTATGAGGATGCAACTATTGCAAGTAAAGTACTTGGCATAGCTCTAACAAAAAGAGGCAAAAACGGTGAAGAAGAAATTCCAATGTGTGGTATACCTTATCATGCTCTTGAGAACTATTTAACTAAGTTAATCAAAGAAAATCATAAAATTGCTATTTGTGATCAACTCGAAACACCTGAAGAAGCAAAAAATAAAGGCGGTTATAAAGCGGTAGTTAGTAGAGACGTTACAAGGATTATAACTCCAGGTACTATAATTGAAGAAAATTTCATTGCTTCAGACGAACCTAATTATTTAGCAAGTCTTGTAATACCACAAAATAAAGAAACAGCTAGCCTTTGTTATGTTGATCTTTCTACTTCTGAAATTTTTGTAGTTAATGTACCGGAAGCCGAAATTCTTAATGAACTTGCCCGTTTAAAACCTCGTGAAATTTTACTTAGTGAAAATCTAAGATCTTCCAATCTTGCAGATAATATCTTCAAACAATTAAATTTTCGTATTACCTATCAAGTAGATAGTTTTTTTGCAGTTAATAAATGTGAAAAAATTATTTTAGATTTTTATAAAATGAAAGATATTAAAGGAATTGGCGAGATATCTAGCGGTCAAATTTGTACTATAGGTAGCATTTTAGAATATTTATCGTTAACGCAAAAACAAAATATCCCTCATTTGCCGATCCCTAGGATTATCAATTTTCATAGCTATATGGCTATTGATGTTGCAACTAGACGCAACCTTGAAATTGTAACAAACTCACAAGGCGGCTCGAAAGGAAGTGTACTAAGCACCATTAATCATACAGTTACTAAACAAGGTGGACGTTTATTATATAATT contains:
- a CDS encoding AbrB/MazE/SpoVT family DNA-binding domain-containing protein, translated to MNTQLVALTNRGQMTIPSYIREKLNLSTGSKLALIVQDNSFIPINKSVKNLKHILPKYSNYRCNECNY
- a CDS encoding murein hydrolase activator EnvC family protein codes for the protein MKYPVALSTIICFCLIACVDQPPAPIDYKVGAITANNNPTELDYDEDYDEGLIVQRTIEDTTTSEKVSGILEEPKAKIIEDDNDNIEIPIFQHENEDEEVIEQLNFAKPLNGVIITEFKAGKSKGIGIAVKEYSEVKSIAAGTVIYSGFNKQFGNLVIVKLDKDDLEVAYANLDDLLLNKGDKVAKNSVIGHVEHQLYFAMRKDKVAVDPSKYIPSLNE